In Pseudobacter ginsenosidimutans, the following are encoded in one genomic region:
- a CDS encoding MDR family MFS transporter has translation MPPNRSLVLVTLMIGTSMAAIDSSIVNVSLPIIQREFNVQLDAIALVVTVYMITYSLFIPLTNWLKNRIGYYNLYMTSISLFVAGSLLCSLADSLTFLILARAVQAIGGGAIAPTSLAILSETFPKEERGSAVGWWGIGNVMGPALGPTLGGILTQYLGWQSIFYVNVPVGIVTIWMAARNLRFLKQIPITKPPLDLKGYLLLAGFVLLLQATIIPFASRYGLTSWQFLSCFVITITILVLYIRSSKRPDPLLDLSIFKIPDFRRPFIIVGIRSVALFGGMFFLPFLLQGYLGYSEIESAMLLLPNALIMLVTRPVSGKLADKGMIRYISIIGILLVSSSFVLFSMIDIGASVAFIVTAMIIRGLGISFLIAPVSTALLNSVKSEQTATATSLNTLMLQLGGSVGIAVSSAIHTHLLSHYESKTGTHQLAEHYALQDGFLTTAGLILLALLPAVRLPQKTRKRLVDKNVLG, from the coding sequence ATGCCTCCCAACAGGTCGCTGGTATTGGTCACACTAATGATCGGCACTTCGATGGCAGCCATTGACAGCAGCATCGTGAACGTGTCTTTGCCTATCATTCAGCGGGAGTTCAATGTACAACTGGATGCCATTGCCCTGGTGGTTACAGTATACATGATCACCTATAGTTTGTTCATCCCCCTTACCAACTGGCTGAAGAATCGTATTGGCTATTACAATCTGTACATGACCAGCATTTCACTGTTCGTGGCGGGATCACTGTTATGCAGTCTGGCAGACAGTCTTACTTTTCTGATACTGGCGCGGGCTGTACAAGCCATCGGTGGTGGCGCCATTGCGCCTACTTCACTCGCTATACTGAGCGAGACCTTCCCGAAAGAAGAAAGAGGAAGCGCCGTTGGCTGGTGGGGAATCGGTAACGTGATGGGACCTGCGCTGGGCCCTACTTTGGGCGGTATCCTCACCCAATACCTCGGATGGCAATCGATCTTCTATGTTAACGTACCGGTTGGTATCGTTACCATCTGGATGGCAGCCAGGAACCTTCGATTCCTGAAACAAATACCCATCACAAAACCACCTCTCGATCTGAAAGGATATTTGTTGCTGGCTGGCTTCGTGTTATTGTTACAGGCAACCATTATACCTTTTGCATCCCGCTACGGACTTACATCCTGGCAGTTCCTCAGCTGCTTTGTGATCACTATTACCATTCTGGTTCTCTATATCCGTTCTTCTAAAAGACCTGATCCTTTACTTGATCTGTCCATTTTCAAGATCCCGGATTTCAGAAGACCTTTCATTATTGTCGGTATCCGTTCTGTTGCATTGTTCGGCGGGATGTTCTTTCTTCCCTTCCTCTTGCAGGGCTACCTGGGGTACTCCGAGATCGAGAGCGCGATGCTGTTATTGCCCAATGCCCTGATCATGCTGGTTACCCGGCCGGTTTCAGGAAAACTGGCAGACAAAGGAATGATCAGGTATATCTCCATTATCGGTATCCTGCTGGTGTCTTCTTCCTTTGTACTGTTTTCCATGATCGATATTGGCGCCAGTGTAGCTTTTATTGTAACAGCTATGATCATACGGGGATTGGGCATCAGCTTCCTGATAGCGCCAGTATCCACCGCCCTGTTGAACTCCGTGAAATCCGAGCAAACAGCAACCGCCACTTCATTGAATACGCTTATGCTGCAACTCGGAGGATCAGTAGGCATTGCTGTGAGCAGCGCCATTCATACGCATCTGTTATCGCACTATGAAAGCAAAACTGGTACGCACCAACTGGCAGAACATTATGCGTTGCAGGATGGATTCCTTACTACAGCAGGATTGATCCTGTTGGCATTATTACCGGCGGTGCGGCTGCCACAAAAAACAAGGAAAAGATTGGTAGATAAAAATGTGTTGGGCTAA
- a CDS encoding Gldg family protein, producing the protein MKQTIRIARTELQLLFFSPIAWLILIVFTIQAGIVFSGVLEGMVQFKEMGYSLEGVTLKLYTDPWGGFYTRLLGYLYFYIPLLTMGMMSREISSGSIKLLYSSPISDAQIIFGKFMSIAAYALLMTGIVFIFTLYGAFVVDKFDFPATMPGLLGIFLLICAYGAVGLFMSSLTSYQVVAAMGTFAVFAVLNYTSQLWQDIAFVRDIMFWLSMGGRTHEFIGGIVSTEDVIYFITVVGLFLGLCIFRFRAIRQKTRAIVSLGRYALVIGAAVMVGYLSSRPAMMLYYDATRTKLRTLTKASQDIVSKAKGGLTITTFSNALDEDRWLWMGMPRAELDDMRRFREYQRFKPEIKMNYVRYFAKGNNEESLNQRFPNLNDRQRMAKVAQTYGVDSAIFQPVSELGKIQTTLAEENFRYIKVLERDSGQRSVLRVFNDAMGFPSEAEISAAIKRLVVTLPKVGFVGGHGERDCIREGDRDYNKFAKENTFRYSLINQGFDFEQLTLDKEVPAYVSILVIADVKTALPALHLEHLKQYIARGGNLLIAGEPKRQETMNPITELFGVRLMEGRLVKPNKDYQADLIFSQPTEAAGEFSKMFRILRKNNQVVVMPSAVGLQYSNANANGYAATPWLVTDSAGAWNELETIDFIDDSTVFNPAAGETAAENVATAVALSRKVGEKEQKVIILGDADCISNGELGHSRKDIFAGNFLLIAGSFNWLSNYDAPVDVSRPPFTDNDIHIGKSGFRVSRIIFTFILPAIMLVSYLVIWFRRRRQ; encoded by the coding sequence ATGAAACAAACTATAAGAATTGCCCGTACTGAATTACAGCTGCTTTTCTTTTCACCGATAGCCTGGCTGATCCTTATTGTTTTTACCATTCAGGCCGGTATTGTTTTTTCCGGAGTACTGGAAGGAATGGTACAGTTCAAGGAAATGGGATACAGCCTGGAAGGTGTTACACTGAAATTGTATACTGATCCCTGGGGAGGATTTTATACCCGGCTGCTCGGTTACCTGTACTTCTATATTCCACTGCTCACGATGGGAATGATGAGCCGGGAGATCAGCAGCGGTTCCATCAAATTATTATATTCCTCGCCGATCAGCGATGCCCAGATCATTTTCGGGAAGTTTATGTCCATTGCGGCTTATGCATTGTTGATGACTGGCATCGTTTTCATTTTTACATTGTACGGCGCCTTTGTGGTAGACAAGTTCGATTTTCCGGCTACCATGCCCGGGCTCCTGGGAATTTTCCTGCTGATCTGCGCATATGGGGCTGTAGGTCTTTTTATGTCGAGCCTAACTTCTTACCAGGTAGTGGCGGCCATGGGGACTTTCGCTGTATTTGCTGTATTGAATTATACAAGTCAGTTATGGCAGGATATCGCCTTCGTGCGCGATATCATGTTCTGGTTATCGATGGGAGGCAGAACGCATGAATTCATCGGCGGCATTGTGAGTACTGAAGATGTGATTTATTTCATAACTGTGGTTGGGCTCTTCCTGGGACTTTGTATTTTCCGATTCCGCGCAATCCGACAGAAAACACGTGCCATTGTTTCGCTGGGCCGATATGCCCTGGTGATAGGCGCTGCTGTGATGGTGGGCTACCTGAGCTCAAGACCTGCCATGATGCTCTATTATGATGCCACCAGAACAAAACTGCGTACCCTCACCAAAGCCAGCCAGGACATTGTGAGCAAAGCCAAAGGCGGCCTGACCATCACCACTTTTTCCAATGCGCTTGACGAAGACCGTTGGCTGTGGATGGGTATGCCCAGGGCTGAACTGGATGATATGCGCCGCTTCAGGGAATACCAGCGCTTCAAGCCGGAGATCAAAATGAATTATGTTCGCTACTTCGCGAAAGGAAATAATGAAGAATCCCTGAACCAGCGATTCCCCAATTTGAACGACAGGCAAAGGATGGCCAAAGTAGCACAGACTTACGGTGTGGACTCAGCGATCTTTCAGCCAGTGAGTGAACTGGGAAAGATCCAAACCACACTTGCCGAAGAGAATTTCAGATATATCAAAGTATTGGAGCGGGATAGCGGACAACGTTCTGTTCTGCGTGTATTCAACGATGCGATGGGATTTCCTTCAGAAGCAGAGATCAGCGCCGCCATCAAGAGACTGGTGGTCACATTGCCTAAAGTAGGTTTTGTGGGAGGACATGGGGAGCGCGACTGTATCAGGGAAGGAGACCGAGATTACAACAAGTTCGCCAAAGAGAATACATTCCGTTATTCTCTCATCAACCAGGGCTTCGATTTCGAGCAACTTACGCTGGATAAGGAAGTACCTGCCTACGTAAGCATCCTGGTGATCGCCGATGTGAAAACAGCCTTGCCTGCACTGCACCTGGAGCATTTGAAACAATACATAGCCAGGGGAGGGAACCTTCTTATTGCCGGTGAACCCAAAAGGCAGGAAACCATGAATCCCATTACTGAACTTTTTGGTGTGCGATTGATGGAAGGGAGACTGGTTAAGCCTAATAAAGACTATCAGGCGGATCTTATCTTTTCACAACCTACGGAAGCAGCAGGTGAATTTTCAAAAATGTTCCGTATCCTCCGTAAGAATAACCAGGTGGTAGTGATGCCTTCAGCAGTTGGCCTTCAGTACAGCAATGCTAACGCCAATGGATATGCGGCAACACCCTGGCTGGTGACTGATTCCGCTGGCGCCTGGAATGAACTGGAAACGATCGATTTTATTGACGATAGTACTGTGTTCAATCCGGCTGCCGGCGAAACAGCAGCCGAAAATGTTGCCACCGCTGTAGCACTCAGCCGGAAAGTTGGAGAGAAGGAACAAAAGGTGATCATCCTTGGCGATGCAGATTGTATCAGCAACGGCGAGCTGGGGCATTCACGCAAGGATATCTTTGCCGGGAACTTTCTGCTGATCGCCGGATCATTCAACTGGCTATCCAACTATGATGCTCCTGTGGATGTGAGCCGTCCGCCATTCACCGACAATGATATTCATATCGGGAAAAGCGGATTCAGGGTCTCCAGGATCATCTTCACATTTATTTTACCTGCCATCATGCTTGTGAGTTACCTGGTGATCTGGTTCAGGAGGAGAAGACAATAG
- a CDS encoding RagB/SusD family nutrient uptake outer membrane protein translates to MWSLAYTTIANCNGLLEEMNKKAPGFFKEQERAKLEGELLAIRGLLHFDLLRLYAPAPVVQDAAAIPYYTTLTHVPMPEKRTSEVLQLIIADLTRSKELQKTYDTRTEAKNDFLKYRFRFGTDQTYFGTGKRGFRMGYYATTALLARVALYANNNQLAHASAMEVINDKTVGNEPTVGFTASTVIDVGAYDRLLSEDLIFALYRKRYESEFNHVTFLLPNTNQIFGSDLNSDYRKKCYLTANGRQLLKFDTTQDREGRSQQPFRCSG, encoded by the coding sequence ATCTGGTCGCTCGCTTATACTACCATCGCCAATTGCAATGGTTTACTGGAGGAGATGAACAAAAAAGCGCCAGGCTTTTTCAAAGAGCAGGAACGGGCTAAACTGGAAGGCGAATTGCTCGCCATCCGCGGTCTGTTGCATTTCGACCTGCTGCGCCTGTATGCGCCTGCTCCTGTTGTGCAGGATGCGGCTGCCATTCCCTACTACACTACGCTCACGCATGTTCCCATGCCGGAAAAACGAACCAGCGAAGTATTGCAGCTGATCATCGCTGACCTCACTCGTAGTAAAGAATTGCAGAAAACTTACGATACGCGCACTGAAGCCAAAAATGATTTCCTGAAATACCGCTTCCGTTTCGGAACGGACCAAACATATTTCGGAACCGGTAAAAGAGGCTTCCGCATGGGATACTATGCTACCACAGCTTTGCTGGCGCGTGTTGCTTTATATGCCAACAACAATCAACTGGCGCATGCCAGCGCCATGGAAGTGATCAATGATAAGACCGTGGGTAATGAGCCTACCGTTGGATTTACGGCGTCAACTGTTATCGATGTGGGCGCATACGACAGGCTGCTCTCTGAAGATCTCATCTTCGCATTGTACAGGAAAAGATATGAGAGTGAGTTCAACCATGTTACATTCTTACTGCCCAATACCAATCAGATCTTCGGTAGTGATCTGAACTCCGACTACAGGAAGAAATGTTATCTCACTGCCAACGGAAGGCAATTGCTGAAGTTTGATACCACGCAGGATCGTGAAGGGAGATCACAGCAGCCATTCCGATGTTCAGGTTGA
- a CDS encoding ABC transporter ATP-binding protein, with protein sequence MKQPIVKAVQLSHRYTAQWAIRDIDFEIPVRGIYGLLGSNGSGKSTMMNILCGVLKPTKGDVFINGVDIRKDAIAAKGLMGFLPQRPPLHIDLTIDEFLTHCAGLRLIPRKEQANAVNKVLEKCGITHFRKRLIRNLSGGYQQRVGIAQAIIHNPELVVLDEPTNGLDPNQIVEIRNLIKEIAEERTVILSTHMLSEVQAACNYILMLADGRVVFSGSVDEFDRYAAPGTILLTMLEPRGAEELKRIPNVVAVETLGGSRYRVKVDSVDDMLEKIIDQSVHNGWRLKEINAEKNSMDTIFAELSKKQSRS encoded by the coding sequence ATGAAACAACCAATAGTAAAAGCAGTACAGCTATCGCATCGCTATACTGCTCAATGGGCCATACGTGATATCGATTTCGAGATACCGGTACGTGGTATCTACGGATTGTTAGGGTCCAATGGATCGGGAAAGTCAACCATGATGAACATTCTATGCGGAGTGCTGAAACCAACGAAAGGTGATGTTTTTATCAATGGGGTGGACATCCGCAAGGATGCCATCGCTGCCAAGGGCCTGATGGGATTTCTCCCGCAAAGGCCTCCCCTGCACATCGACCTCACCATCGATGAGTTCCTCACACACTGCGCCGGACTGAGATTGATACCGCGTAAAGAGCAGGCAAATGCCGTGAACAAAGTGCTTGAAAAATGCGGTATCACTCATTTCAGGAAACGTTTGATCAGGAATTTATCAGGAGGCTACCAGCAGCGTGTGGGCATTGCACAGGCCATCATTCACAATCCGGAACTGGTGGTATTGGATGAGCCCACCAATGGCCTCGATCCCAACCAGATCGTAGAGATCAGGAACCTGATCAAAGAGATCGCGGAGGAAAGAACGGTGATCCTTTCCACGCATATGTTGTCTGAAGTACAGGCAGCCTGCAATTATATCCTGATGCTGGCAGATGGTCGGGTAGTCTTCTCCGGTAGTGTGGATGAATTTGACCGTTATGCTGCGCCCGGCACCATTTTGCTGACGATGCTGGAGCCACGGGGTGCCGAGGAATTGAAACGGATCCCCAATGTGGTGGCGGTGGAAACACTGGGTGGTTCCCGTTATCGCGTGAAAGTAGACAGTGTGGATGATATGCTGGAAAAAATCATCGATCAAAGCGTTCACAATGGATGGCGTTTGAAAGAAATCAACGCGGAGAAGAATTCGATGGATACCATTTTTGCTGAATTGTCTAAAAAACAGTCACGCTCCTAA
- a CDS encoding PKD-like family lipoprotein produces the protein MKNVKQYSLIALLFLLASSCYKDKGNYAYDDLSKVEIIFDGGRFINPRSSDTLDINPKLVFSGDTVRANTVAENFTFTWYCNGKEIATGPILDYPVRDLTGIRPYIKLKVVNKKNEATFLDGFTVDAIPAYLLGWVMLTKRDNRSIISFIDPVTFEVTADFYTTISGEELGPNAIEVREHWMAGGGLSNPGNVLIVRNDAAGNIELDGTTLNPIYKTNTFFLGNTVPEDFRPRGEFYMWDYSIMLDDNGNIYTRKHVNNAYSQSGVYPNKPMFIPGGVKFDKGWSGSYMSGQTILYDKTKGKLFEGSDHGQVIPINYMPGPPIPPGTTMIDAMDKELVYVGPLKQGRFTTSYNLIFYNGTQHYVQKIMVIDQFYTAQAVFMGETSFGAGTANAQSIFYQLPRIENYMFYSGGSGNKTLYLYEHGPAMSSEYYSFDSPIKTITACQNQLMGVFTHDQIMVGLENGDVYILGILSDEIADPARRLKKKIVLDKGVPVSSMYKMGFGFNQMM, from the coding sequence ATGAAAAATGTAAAACAATATAGTCTTATCGCCCTGCTGTTCTTACTGGCATCCTCCTGCTATAAAGACAAAGGCAACTATGCGTATGATGACCTCAGCAAAGTAGAGATCATCTTTGATGGCGGCAGGTTCATCAATCCCCGTTCCAGTGATACCCTCGATATCAATCCCAAACTTGTTTTCAGTGGAGATACCGTAAGAGCCAATACAGTGGCGGAAAATTTTACATTTACCTGGTACTGTAACGGAAAGGAAATTGCCACAGGGCCTATCCTGGACTATCCTGTCCGCGATCTCACCGGCATCCGCCCTTATATAAAACTGAAAGTGGTGAATAAGAAGAATGAAGCCACCTTCCTGGATGGGTTCACAGTAGATGCCATTCCTGCTTACCTCTTAGGCTGGGTGATGCTAACTAAGAGGGATAACCGAAGTATCATCTCCTTTATCGATCCCGTGACCTTTGAAGTAACTGCAGATTTTTATACCACTATCTCCGGAGAAGAGCTCGGGCCGAATGCCATTGAAGTCAGAGAGCACTGGATGGCCGGCGGAGGATTGAGCAATCCCGGTAATGTACTCATAGTAAGGAATGATGCTGCCGGAAACATAGAGCTTGATGGTACCACCCTGAACCCTATTTACAAGACCAATACCTTCTTTCTCGGCAATACAGTTCCGGAGGATTTCAGACCGAGAGGTGAATTCTACATGTGGGACTACAGCATCATGCTGGATGATAACGGGAATATATATACGAGAAAACATGTCAACAATGCTTATTCCCAATCAGGCGTATATCCCAACAAGCCCATGTTCATTCCCGGTGGTGTGAAATTTGATAAAGGCTGGAGCGGCTCATATATGAGCGGACAGACAATTCTCTACGATAAGACCAAAGGCAAACTCTTCGAAGGGTCAGATCACGGGCAGGTAATACCCATCAACTATATGCCCGGACCGCCCATTCCTCCCGGCACTACGATGATCGATGCCATGGACAAGGAGCTGGTATATGTAGGTCCCCTGAAGCAGGGACGCTTCACCACTTCCTATAACCTGATCTTCTACAATGGCACACAGCACTACGTTCAGAAGATCATGGTGATAGACCAGTTCTACACTGCCCAGGCGGTATTCATGGGAGAAACTTCTTTCGGCGCCGGCACTGCCAATGCGCAAAGCATATTCTACCAGTTGCCCCGTATCGAGAATTATATGTTCTATTCAGGCGGCAGTGGCAACAAAACGCTTTACCTGTATGAACATGGCCCTGCCATGAGCTCGGAATATTATTCATTCGATTCCCCAATCAAAACCATCACGGCCTGCCAGAACCAGTTGATGGGCGTGTTCACCCATGATCAGATCATGGTAGGGCTGGAGAATGGTGATGTATACATTCTCGGCATCCTGTCCGACGAAATAGCCGATCCTGCACGCAGGCTGAAAAAGAAGATCGTACTCGACAAGGGAGTCCCGGTAAGCAGTATGTACAAGATGGGATTCGGCTTTAATCAAATGATGTAA
- a CDS encoding DUF4843 domain-containing protein produces the protein MNRLYIITILCCLLAACSKDAVDEYGDTSFVYLVNTPTDTSAMKPIEYSFAFHPGEVKDTLPLLIKLMGKLKDQNRTVTLTVDPSQTTAIAGDYDLPANIELRAGRAVDTIALVLHHSDRLKTGKFKIRLALQENENFKLGPPANRFIDITFSDMIARPGWWTPVVEANFLAKYSDNKYRLFIEATGIADMTGLSETEQRAYAIIFRDFLARGRENGEVYEDENGQINVSPNLF, from the coding sequence ATGAACCGATTATATATCATCACCATCCTTTGCTGTTTACTTGCTGCCTGCAGCAAGGATGCAGTGGACGAATATGGAGATACTTCCTTTGTTTACCTGGTGAATACACCAACAGACACCAGTGCGATGAAACCCATCGAATATTCCTTTGCCTTCCATCCCGGAGAGGTCAAAGACACTTTGCCGCTCCTGATCAAACTGATGGGTAAACTCAAAGACCAGAACAGGACTGTTACCTTAACAGTAGACCCTTCACAAACCACAGCCATCGCCGGCGATTATGATTTACCTGCCAATATTGAATTACGTGCAGGCCGTGCTGTGGATACCATTGCCCTGGTGCTTCATCATTCCGACAGGTTGAAGACCGGCAAATTCAAGATCAGACTGGCTTTGCAGGAAAATGAGAATTTTAAGTTAGGCCCGCCTGCCAATCGCTTTATCGATATTACTTTTTCAGACATGATCGCTCGTCCGGGCTGGTGGACTCCCGTAGTGGAAGCCAATTTCCTGGCAAAGTATTCCGACAATAAATACCGTTTGTTCATCGAAGCCACCGGCATCGCAGATATGACCGGTCTCTCCGAAACAGAACAACGCGCCTATGCGATCATCTTCCGCGATTTCCTCGCCCGCGGCCGTGAGAACGGAGAAGTGTATGAAGATGAGAACGGCCAGATCAATGTATCACCGAATTTATTCTGA
- a CDS encoding energy transducer TonB: MMKLILQISILVVFFLSFFSNSSSGEMKKNIPVQMQSDTVPSSPGKMKKATQQSMFAGGMDSLKRFIAANLIYPDSALKYEIEASVNVRFTVDKHGAVRDVHLKPKDPVPGFGLAEEAIRVVSSMPKWEPALLKGKPVASYKILPIVFRLEKEDAAAPAPDN; encoded by the coding sequence ATGATGAAACTTATTCTTCAAATATCTATTCTGGTAGTATTCTTTTTATCCTTTTTCTCAAATAGTTCCAGCGGGGAAATGAAAAAGAATATTCCTGTTCAAATGCAATCTGATACTGTTCCGAGCTCTCCTGGTAAAATGAAAAAAGCTACGCAGCAATCAATGTTTGCTGGAGGCATGGATTCACTGAAGCGATTTATTGCGGCGAATCTCATATACCCGGATTCTGCTTTAAAATATGAAATTGAGGCTTCGGTTAATGTAAGATTCACAGTTGATAAGCATGGAGCAGTAAGAGACGTTCATCTGAAGCCAAAGGATCCGGTGCCAGGGTTTGGTCTGGCGGAAGAAGCCATCAGGGTTGTATCTTCCATGCCCAAATGGGAGCCTGCCTTGTTAAAAGGGAAGCCGGTAGCCTCTTACAAAATATTACCGATCGTGTTCAGGTTGGAAAAGGAAGATGCTGCGGCGCCAGCACCTGATAATTAG
- a CDS encoding RagB/SusD family nutrient uptake outer membrane protein encodes MFRLSELYHIAAETQYDSDPGGAMALLNTLRTKRGCTAPLPSVPDKSAFLDAIINDARREFVGEGKLFFLYKRLNKTILDETNGNQTLTDKFVLPITER; translated from the coding sequence ATGTTCAGGTTGAGTGAATTGTATCATATTGCTGCGGAAACACAATACGATTCTGATCCTGGCGGGGCCATGGCGCTGCTCAATACATTGCGCACGAAAAGAGGCTGCACCGCTCCATTGCCTTCAGTGCCCGACAAATCCGCCTTCCTGGATGCCATCATCAATGATGCAAGAAGGGAGTTTGTTGGCGAAGGAAAATTATTCTTCCTCTATAAAAGGCTTAACAAAACAATACTGGACGAAACTAACGGCAACCAAACACTGACAGACAAATTCGTTTTGCCAATAACAGAACGATAA